One Edaphobacter flagellatus genomic region harbors:
- a CDS encoding ExbD/TolR family protein codes for MFPVAGCHTKAAAPQPPMIAASASADTSHTTAVSAGETAAPETRIVLTIYRDQRIFLGGNAVNLADLPQLLRQSSTDPANQAVTLRADEHVPFGAVTSVMNAAKQAGMMDIKLEALPVQNGSAK; via the coding sequence ATGTTTCCTGTTGCCGGATGTCACACGAAGGCGGCTGCACCTCAACCGCCGATGATTGCCGCGTCTGCATCAGCGGATACGTCGCATACGACGGCTGTTTCAGCTGGTGAGACGGCCGCCCCAGAGACGCGCATCGTGCTTACGATTTATCGCGATCAACGAATCTTCCTTGGGGGCAACGCTGTGAATCTTGCCGATCTGCCGCAACTGTTGCGTCAGAGCAGCACCGATCCAGCGAACCAGGCCGTCACGCTGCGCGCCGATGAGCACGTGCCCTTTGGAGCCGTTACATCGGTGATGAATGCGGCGAAGCAGGCAGGCATGATGGACATCAAGTTGGAGGCGCTGCCGGTCCAGAACGGTTCTGCGAAATAG
- a CDS encoding DUF202 domain-containing protein yields MAFGFAIARFALFLRQMQATQGPHVLNHSAWGSPIAGVALIALGVVVNIIASWRYSQIIRQLSQGTWIPGRISRTGVVLAALLAVLGAAMAAYLLALR; encoded by the coding sequence ATGGCCTTCGGCTTCGCCATCGCCCGCTTCGCCCTCTTCCTCCGCCAGATGCAGGCCACCCAGGGCCCCCACGTCCTCAATCACAGCGCCTGGGGCTCACCTATCGCCGGAGTCGCCCTCATTGCCCTCGGCGTCGTCGTCAACATCATCGCCTCCTGGCGCTACTCCCAGATCATCCGCCAGCTCAGCCAGGGCACCTGGATTCCAGGCCGCATCTCCCGCACCGGAGTCGTCCTCGCCGCCCTTCTCGCCGTACTCGGGGCCGCCATGGCCGCCTACCTCCTGGCTCTCCGCTAA
- a CDS encoding SMI1/KNR4 family protein — MSVASAAGRLFDLLTAQGTQFTQYLRPGLTPEQIREIAAPVEHPLPPEVVEFYRHYDLPKGYFYNPDQPTFYGIYWLLGLEDAVASWQERRSYDFLDAREHEWFPFIEEDGNNYLVDMVATPEGQHPIVRTFHGLEPHVEFANLTAMFDTFYAWVSEDVVPVESGHVAGDYEGDKKRVAEIAVRLNPGVAYWTSRLAQL; from the coding sequence ATGAGTGTTGCCAGCGCCGCAGGGCGTTTATTTGATCTTCTCACTGCACAAGGGACACAGTTTACGCAGTATCTGCGGCCGGGCCTTACGCCGGAGCAGATCAGGGAGATTGCGGCCCCGGTGGAACATCCGTTGCCGCCTGAGGTAGTCGAATTTTATCGGCACTATGATCTGCCGAAGGGTTATTTCTATAACCCGGATCAGCCGACGTTCTACGGCATCTATTGGCTGCTCGGCCTTGAGGATGCTGTGGCGTCGTGGCAGGAGCGTCGGTCATACGACTTTCTGGATGCACGGGAACACGAGTGGTTCCCGTTTATCGAGGAAGACGGCAACAACTACCTTGTCGATATGGTGGCTACGCCTGAGGGACAACATCCGATCGTCAGGACATTTCATGGTCTGGAGCCGCATGTTGAGTTTGCGAATCTGACTGCGATGTTCGACACCTTTTATGCCTGGGTGAGCGAAGATGTGGTTCCGGTGGAATCCGGGCATGTTGCGGGCGATTACGAAGGCGACAAGAAACGCGTGGCGGAGATTGCTGTGCGGCTAAATCCCGGTGTCGCTTACTGGACTTCGCGCCTGGCGCAGCTTTAG